The following DNA comes from Phytohabitans rumicis.
GAGGCGGATCGCGGTGAGCGGGGTCAGCTCGGCGGGCTTGAGGACGACCGTGTTGCCGGCCGCGAGCGCGGGGGCGAAGCCCCAGCCGGCGATCGGCATCGGGAAGTTCCATGGCACGATCACGCCGACGACGCCGAGCGGCTCGTGGAACGTCACGTCGAGCCCGCCCGGTACCGGGATCTGCCGGCCGGTCAGCCGCTCCGGCGCGCCCGCGTAGTAGTCGAGCACGTCCCGGACGTTGCCGGCCTCCCAGCGGGCGTTGCCGATGGTGTGGCCGGCCCCGGCCACCTCCAGCCGGGCCAGCTCCTCCAGTCGGTCGTCGACCACCGCGGCGAACCGCCGCAGCAGCCGGGCCCGGTCGCCGGGCGAGACCTGGCGCCAGGAGTCGAACGCCCCCTCGAACGCTCGATCGCGGCGTCGGCCTCGTCGGCCGAGAGCGACGGCACGGTCGCCATGGCCTGCCCGGTCGCCGGGTTGAGCACATCTATCGTCGTCACAGCCGTTCGAACCCCCGGAACATCTCCCAATCCGTCACGGCGGCGTCGAATGCGGCCAGTTCGACGCGCGCGTTGTTGGCGTAGTGGGCGACGACATCGCCGCCGAACGCCTCGCGCGCGACCGCGGAAGTCTCCCACAGATCGAGGGCATCGCGCAGCGTCGATGGAACCCTCGGCGCGTCGGCGTCGTCGTACGCGTTGCCGCCGTACGCCTCTTCCAGCTCCAGCTCGTTTTCGATCCCGTGCAGGGCGCCGGCCACCAGCGCCGCGATCGCCAGGTACGGGTTGACGTCCGCGCCGGGCACCCGGTTCTCCACGCGGAGCGAGTGCCCGCCGTGGCCGACCAGGCGCAGCGCGCAGGTGCGGTTGTCGGTGCCCCAGCGCACGGCCGTGGGCGCGAACGAGCCCGCCTGGTAACGCTTGTACGAGTTGATGTTGGGGGCGTAGAAGAGGCTCAGCTCACGCATCGTGGCGAGCAGCCCGGCCAGCACCCGCTGCCCCGTGGTGGATAAATGGGCGGGCCCATCCCCGTGCATGGCCGGGCTCCCGTCGGCCGTACGCAGCGAGAAGTGGATGTGGCAGGAGTTGCCCTCGCGCGCGTTGGGCTTGGCCATGAAGGTGATCGACATGCCCTCCTGGGCGGCGATCTCCTTCGCCCCGTTCTTGTAGATCACGTGGTGGTCGGCGCAGGCGACCGCGTCGTCGTACCGGAAGGCGATCTCGTGCTGCCCAAGGTTGCACTCGCCCTTGGCGCTCTCCGGCACCAGGCCCGCGCCGGCCATCTCGTTGCGGATGCGGCGCAGCACCGGCTCGACCCGGGCGGTGCCGAGCAGCGAGTAGTCGACGTTGTAGAGGTTGGCCGGGGTCAGGTCGCGGTAGCCGCGCCGCCACGCGTCCTCGTACGAGTCGCGGTAGAGGCAGAACTCCAGCTCGGTGCCGGCGTACGCGGTCAGCCCGTGCCCGGCCAGCCGCTCCAGCTGGCGGCGCAGCACCTGCCGCGGCGAGGCCACCACGTCGCCGGAGCCGTCCAGCCAGGCCAGGTCGGCCAGCAGCAGCGCGGTGCCCGGCTGCCACGGCACCCGGCGGAGCGTGGACAGGTCGGGCACCATCGCGAAGTCGCCGTAGCCGCGCTCCCACGACGACATCGCGTACCCGTCGACGGTGTTCATGTCGACGTCCACCGCCAGCAGGTAGTTGCACCCCTCGCTGCCGTGCGGGACCACCTCGTCCAGGAAGAACCGCGCGTGGAAACGCTTGCCCTGCAGCCGGCCCTGCATGTCGGTGAGGGCCAGCACGACCGTGTCGATCTGACCGGCGTCCACCGCCACGCGCAGCTCTTCGAGCGAGAGCGCCGGCTTGCGTGCCGTCGTGGTCAAGGGAGCCTCCAAAAGGTCTTCTCTAATACCTTTATCAGGTCAGCAGGCCCAGCAACAGTTCCGCCGTACCGTCGCAGTGCTCTTCCATCAGCCCGCGGGCCGCGCCGGCGTCGCCGGCGAGGATGGCGTCGACGATGCGGGTGTGCTGATTGTCGGAGTGGTCGAGGTTGCGCTTGAT
Coding sequences within:
- a CDS encoding glutamine synthetase family protein translates to MTTTARKPALSLEELRVAVDAGQIDTVVLALTDMQGRLQGKRFHARFFLDEVVPHGSEGCNYLLAVDVDMNTVDGYAMSSWERGYGDFAMVPDLSTLRRVPWQPGTALLLADLAWLDGSGDVVASPRQVLRRQLERLAGHGLTAYAGTELEFCLYRDSYEDAWRRGYRDLTPANLYNVDYSLLGTARVEPVLRRIRNEMAGAGLVPESAKGECNLGQHEIAFRYDDAVACADHHVIYKNGAKEIAAQEGMSITFMAKPNAREGNSCHIHFSLRTADGSPAMHGDGPAHLSTTGQRVLAGLLATMRELSLFYAPNINSYKRYQAGSFAPTAVRWGTDNRTCALRLVGHGGHSLRVENRVPGADVNPYLAIAALVAGALHGIENELELEEAYGGNAYDDADAPRVPSTLRDALDLWETSAVAREAFGGDVVAHYANNARVELAAFDAAVTDWEMFRGFERL